One Pseudomonas entomophila genomic window carries:
- a CDS encoding type II secretion system GspH family protein, which produces MAASMPNGEAGFTYLGVLLLIAVSSVALAATGMLWATSAQREHERQLLWVGGQYAQALRSYYRASPGLAQYPQDLGELVEDNRFPTPRRHIRRLYPDPLTGSDDWGLLRAVDGRITGVHSRSAALPLKRSGFDAQWSGFEGLEHYSDWQFVAEQAFAEGAGGARRHNGPGDAP; this is translated from the coding sequence ATGGCAGCCTCTATGCCGAATGGTGAAGCCGGCTTCACCTACCTGGGCGTGCTGCTGCTGATCGCGGTCAGCAGCGTGGCCCTGGCCGCCACCGGCATGCTGTGGGCCACCAGCGCCCAGCGCGAGCACGAGCGCCAACTGCTGTGGGTGGGTGGCCAGTACGCCCAGGCCCTGCGCAGCTACTACCGCGCTTCGCCGGGGCTGGCCCAGTACCCGCAGGACCTGGGCGAGCTGGTCGAGGACAACCGCTTCCCCACGCCACGCCGGCATATCCGCAGGCTGTACCCCGACCCGCTGACCGGCAGCGACGACTGGGGCCTGCTGCGCGCGGTCGATGGCCGCATCACCGGTGTGCACAGCCGTTCCGCTGCGCTGCCGCTCAAGCGCAGCGGCTTCGATGCCCAGTGGAGCGGCTTCGAGGGGCTTGAGCACTACAGCGACTGGCAGTTCGTTGCCGAGCAGGCCTTCGCCGAAGGCGCCGGTGGCGCGCGCCGGCACAACGGCCCGGGAGACGCGCCATGA
- a CDS encoding response regulator: protein MVNRVLVVDDEQTLAQNLQAYLQAQGLEVHVAHDGASGISEAEALAPDVIVLDYRLPDMEGFQVLETVRRNRPCHFVLITAHPTVEVRERAAELGVSHVLFKPFPLMELARAIFDLMGIERQRRATDRPAEGFVERRQNRNESFPLQLYDGSWVLADRRRNGGQPPEPDDDQLLTGE, encoded by the coding sequence TTGGTGAACAGAGTATTGGTAGTCGACGACGAACAGACCCTTGCGCAGAACCTGCAGGCGTATCTGCAAGCGCAAGGCCTGGAAGTCCACGTCGCCCACGATGGCGCCAGCGGTATCAGCGAGGCTGAAGCCCTGGCACCGGATGTGATCGTGCTGGACTATCGCTTGCCCGACATGGAGGGGTTTCAGGTCCTGGAGACCGTGCGCAGGAACAGGCCGTGCCATTTCGTGCTGATCACCGCCCACCCGACCGTCGAGGTGCGTGAGCGGGCCGCCGAGCTGGGTGTGAGCCACGTCCTGTTCAAGCCGTTCCCGCTGATGGAACTGGCCCGCGCGATCTTCGACCTGATGGGCATCGAGCGCCAGCGCAGGGCCACGGACCGTCCGGCCGAGGGTTTCGTCGAGCGACGCCAGAACCGGAACGAGTCGTTCCCCTTGCAGTTGTACGATGGCAGCTGGGTCCTGGCCGACCGCCGACGCAACGGTGGCCAGCCCCCCGAACCTGACGACGACCAACTGCTCACCGGGGAATAG
- a CDS encoding GspE/PulE family protein — MSQAFDTDAQQAQGYSRDLLNQARVQAGEARLLTHLERLAGEPPATFTQRLAATLHYPVLDTQALFASKPAFDRVNLAQCLKREFVLVEHGGQLVGVFADPFDSARLAWIDDCLQGAPLYLAHAADLAAFLARHEESFHAVDTLDSNAEAGADADPLQRLSLTSISEDQSQVVKLVNATLYDALKQHASDIHLSMTGQGLTIKYRIDGVLNSAGKASGGAFAEQVISRIKVMAELDIGEKRIPQDGRFKVAIGERQIDFRVSIMPSIFGEDAVLRVLDKQDLSDKVSGVQLQALGFEEHTLRALRRLASEPYGMILVTGPTGSGKTTTLYAMLSEINHGVDKIITIEDPVEYQLPGVLQIPVNEKKGLTFARGLRSILRHDPDKILVGEIRDPDTAQIAVQSALTGHLVFTTLHANNVFDVIGRFSQMQVDPYSFVSALNAVLAQRLVRLACPHCAAACVPDDELLAASGLNRDGVEGWRFMRAQGCGQCRGSGYRGRSAIAELLHLDDDLRQMIVERRPLAQIRQLACQRGLRLLRASALDLVRAGRTTLEEINRVTFIA; from the coding sequence ATGTCCCAGGCATTCGATACAGACGCACAGCAAGCGCAGGGCTACTCCCGCGATCTCCTGAACCAGGCCCGCGTCCAGGCAGGTGAAGCCCGCCTGCTGACCCACCTCGAGCGCCTCGCCGGCGAACCGCCCGCCACCTTCACCCAACGCCTGGCCGCCACCCTGCATTACCCGGTGCTCGACACCCAGGCCTTGTTCGCCAGCAAGCCAGCCTTCGACCGGGTCAACCTGGCCCAGTGCCTGAAACGCGAGTTCGTCCTGGTCGAACACGGCGGTCAGTTGGTCGGTGTATTCGCCGACCCCTTCGACAGCGCTCGCCTGGCCTGGATCGACGACTGCCTGCAGGGCGCGCCGCTGTACCTGGCCCACGCCGCCGACCTGGCGGCGTTCCTGGCGCGTCACGAAGAGAGCTTCCATGCCGTCGATACCCTCGACAGCAACGCTGAGGCCGGCGCTGATGCCGACCCGCTGCAACGTCTGTCGCTGACCAGCATCAGCGAAGACCAGAGCCAGGTGGTCAAGCTGGTCAACGCCACCCTCTACGACGCCCTCAAGCAGCATGCCAGCGACATCCACCTGAGCATGACCGGCCAGGGGCTGACCATCAAGTACCGTATCGACGGCGTGCTCAACAGCGCCGGCAAGGCCAGTGGCGGCGCCTTCGCCGAGCAGGTGATCTCGCGGATCAAGGTGATGGCCGAGCTGGACATCGGCGAGAAGCGCATCCCCCAGGACGGCCGCTTCAAGGTGGCCATCGGCGAGCGCCAGATCGACTTCCGTGTGTCGATCATGCCGAGCATCTTCGGCGAGGACGCGGTGCTGCGGGTGCTCGACAAGCAGGACCTGTCGGACAAGGTCAGCGGCGTGCAGTTGCAGGCCCTGGGCTTCGAGGAGCACACCTTGCGCGCCCTGCGCCGCCTGGCCAGCGAGCCCTACGGCATGATCCTGGTCACCGGCCCCACCGGCAGCGGCAAGACCACCACGCTGTACGCCATGCTCAGCGAGATCAACCACGGCGTCGACAAGATCATCACCATCGAAGACCCGGTCGAGTATCAGCTGCCCGGGGTGTTGCAGATCCCGGTCAACGAGAAGAAGGGCCTGACCTTTGCCCGCGGCCTGCGCTCGATCCTGCGCCACGACCCGGACAAGATCCTGGTCGGCGAGATCCGCGACCCGGACACCGCGCAAATCGCCGTGCAGTCGGCGCTCACCGGGCACCTGGTGTTCACCACCCTCCACGCCAACAACGTGTTCGACGTGATCGGCCGCTTCAGCCAGATGCAGGTCGACCCCTACAGCTTCGTCTCGGCGCTCAACGCGGTGCTGGCCCAGCGCCTGGTGCGCCTGGCCTGCCCGCACTGCGCGGCGGCCTGCGTGCCGGACGACGAACTGCTCGCGGCCTCGGGGTTGAACCGTGACGGTGTGGAGGGCTGGCGGTTCATGCGCGCCCAGGGCTGCGGCCAGTGCCGCGGCAGCGGTTACCGCGGGCGCAGCGCGATCGCTGAACTGCTGCACCTGGACGACGACCTGCGGCAGATGATCGTCGAACGCCGGCCCCTGGCGCAGATCCGCCAGCTGGCCTGCCAGCGCGGCCTGCGCCTGCTGCGGGCCTCGGCCCTGGACCTGGTCCGTGCGGGCCGCACCACACTGGAGGAGATCAACCGTGTCACATTCATTGCCTGA
- the pilO gene encoding type 4a pilus biogenesis protein PilO has product MRVPSLILHEAVQRLGRVGLAAILMALLVVAVALAGVLPLWQQVRELRASEADASVQVQRLARGELKVQVQPEQQALDDLRQQLPGQPQASELIERLYRLAEAERISLARGEYALGVDPKTQLARYQIVLPVRGSYPQIRGFLKALLGQLPTLVLEDLELQRKRIGERELTGRVRMTLYLSRS; this is encoded by the coding sequence ATGCGCGTCCCTAGCCTGATCCTGCATGAGGCTGTCCAGCGCCTGGGGCGCGTGGGGTTGGCCGCGATCCTGATGGCCCTGTTGGTGGTGGCGGTGGCCCTGGCCGGGGTGCTGCCGCTGTGGCAGCAGGTGCGTGAGCTGCGCGCCAGTGAGGCGGACGCCAGTGTCCAGGTGCAGCGCCTGGCGCGTGGCGAGCTGAAGGTCCAGGTGCAGCCTGAGCAACAGGCGCTGGACGATCTGCGCCAGCAACTGCCTGGCCAGCCCCAGGCCAGCGAGCTGATCGAACGCCTGTACCGGCTGGCCGAGGCCGAGCGCATCAGCCTGGCCCGTGGCGAGTACGCCTTGGGCGTCGATCCCAAGACCCAGCTGGCGCGTTACCAGATCGTCCTGCCGGTGCGCGGCAGCTACCCGCAGATCCGCGGGTTTCTCAAGGCGCTGCTGGGCCAGTTGCCGACCCTGGTGCTGGAAGACCTGGAACTGCAACGCAAGCGGATCGGCGAGCGTGAACTCACCGGCCGGGTACGCATGACCCTTTACCTGTCGAGGTCGTGA
- a CDS encoding PilN domain-containing protein, whose amino-acid sequence MRRLDLEFQPRRNGSLAWALLALGGAALAVLVLAQQQLVSEQTGLEARVHQLELQLGRRPANAAPQSSAVVREQAERLAQMRSVSQQLQRPWQQLFAMLEAMPQEDVALLSLTPDARKGQVRITAEARDLEAMLQYHQRLERSEELSDVSLLNHEIVAGQAEHPVRFNLTATWETGHARP is encoded by the coding sequence ATGCGCCGCCTCGACCTGGAATTCCAACCCCGGCGCAACGGCTCGCTGGCCTGGGCGCTGCTGGCCCTGGGGGGCGCCGCGCTGGCGGTACTGGTGCTGGCCCAGCAACAGCTGGTGAGCGAGCAGACGGGCCTGGAAGCCCGTGTGCACCAGCTAGAACTGCAACTCGGCCGCCGCCCGGCCAACGCCGCGCCACAAAGCAGCGCGGTGGTCCGCGAACAGGCCGAGCGCCTGGCGCAGATGCGCAGCGTGTCGCAGCAGTTGCAACGGCCCTGGCAGCAGCTGTTCGCCATGCTCGAGGCCATGCCCCAGGAGGATGTGGCGCTGCTCAGCCTCACCCCCGATGCGCGCAAGGGGCAGGTGCGCATCACCGCCGAGGCCCGCGACCTGGAGGCCATGTTGCAGTACCACCAGCGCCTGGAACGCAGCGAAGAGCTGTCGGATGTGTCGCTGCTCAACCACGAGATCGTCGCTGGGCAGGCCGAGCATCCGGTGCGTTTCAACCTCACCGCCACCTGGGAGACCGGCCATGCGCGTCCCTAG
- a CDS encoding SurA N-terminal domain-containing protein, with protein sequence MRILLLCLLLGVPPAILADVPVARVNGVEIGALRLERYFTEYLQAQGRALASIRNPNLYQRLRDQALDELIDKELLWQEARRLGIVIDDAQVRAQIAEVETAFGSPAVFARRLEDAGFDRDSFADYTRHEMAAQEAFARLTVVDEPSAAEIAAFQHANRQRLQGTQNQSDNTSVLPEPDQRLARDALVAQLQAQARQAVRQRLRESATVERAD encoded by the coding sequence ATGCGTATCCTGCTGCTGTGCCTGCTGTTGGGCGTCCCCCCGGCCATTCTCGCCGACGTCCCTGTGGCCCGGGTCAACGGCGTGGAGATCGGCGCGCTGCGCCTGGAGCGCTACTTCACCGAGTACCTGCAAGCCCAGGGGCGGGCGCTGGCGAGCATCCGCAACCCCAACCTGTACCAGCGCCTGCGCGACCAGGCCCTGGACGAGCTGATCGACAAGGAACTGTTGTGGCAGGAAGCACGCCGGCTAGGCATCGTCATCGACGACGCGCAGGTGAGGGCACAGATCGCCGAAGTCGAGACTGCTTTCGGCAGCCCAGCCGTGTTCGCCCGCCGCCTGGAAGACGCAGGCTTCGATCGCGACAGCTTCGCTGACTACACTCGACATGAGATGGCCGCCCAGGAAGCGTTCGCGCGGCTGACCGTGGTCGACGAGCCCAGCGCCGCCGAAATCGCGGCCTTCCAACACGCCAATCGGCAAAGACTGCAAGGGACGCAGAACCAAAGTGATAACACTTCTGTCTTACCGGAACCGGACCAGCGCCTGGCCAGGGACGCGCTGGTCGCGCAGTTGCAGGCCCAGGCCCGCCAGGCCGTGCGCCAACGTTTGCGCGAATCCGCTACAGTGGAGCGCGCTGACTGA
- a CDS encoding type II secretion system protein, which yields MKRSQGFTLIELLVVMAIIATLMTIALPRYFNSLEASREATLRQSLAVLREALDHYYGDTGHYPDSLEQLVEQRYLRNTPVDPISERRDGWRLLPPPEGVAGGVADIKSGASGRARDGSLYAEW from the coding sequence ATGAAACGCAGCCAAGGTTTCACCCTGATCGAGCTGCTGGTGGTGATGGCGATCATCGCGACCCTGATGACCATCGCCTTGCCGCGCTACTTCAACAGCCTCGAGGCATCCCGCGAGGCCACCTTGCGCCAGAGCCTGGCGGTGCTGCGCGAGGCCCTGGACCACTACTACGGCGACACCGGGCATTACCCCGATTCCCTCGAGCAACTGGTGGAACAGCGCTACCTGCGCAACACCCCGGTCGACCCGATCAGCGAACGCCGCGATGGCTGGCGACTGCTGCCGCCACCCGAGGGCGTGGCGGGCGGCGTGGCCGACATCAAGAGCGGAGCCAGCGGGAGGGCGCGCGATGGCAGCCTCTATGCCGAATGGTGA
- a CDS encoding curli assembly protein CsgF, whose product MSTHTPLRIAACLLAASLAGQALATELVYTPVNPAFGGNPLNGTWLLNNAQAQNDHDDPDLKDRASAFSGTSALERFSNQLESRLLGQLLDNIGNGKGGSMATDAFLIDVLDDSGALSIRVTDRATGEVSIIDVSGLNP is encoded by the coding sequence ATGAGCACCCACACCCCCCTGCGTATCGCCGCCTGCCTGCTGGCTGCCAGCCTCGCCGGCCAGGCCCTGGCCACGGAGCTGGTGTACACGCCGGTGAACCCGGCGTTCGGCGGCAACCCGCTGAACGGCACCTGGCTGCTCAACAACGCCCAGGCGCAGAACGACCACGACGACCCGGACCTCAAGGACCGCGCCTCGGCGTTCAGCGGCACCAGCGCCCTGGAGCGCTTCAGCAACCAGCTCGAGTCGCGGTTGCTGGGGCAGTTGCTGGACAACATCGGCAACGGCAAGGGCGGCAGCATGGCCACCGACGCCTTCCTCATCGATGTGCTCGACGACTCGGGAGCCCTGAGCATCCGGGTCACCGACCGGGCCACGGGGGAAGTCTCGATCATCGACGTGAGCGGCCTGAACCCCTGA
- the csgE gene encoding curli production assembly/transport protein CsgE, with product MNRLAIALCLCLVLPGQASAGDEDEMMGFIVDNTISHIGHDFYYAFSDRLRATSRLDFNLVVRERPDARWGSLVTVEYEREVVYRRFLPPNTTQLNDEAIEAADLVRQQIVQRKLQRLLQDTTDLERDEL from the coding sequence ATGAACCGCCTGGCCATCGCCCTGTGCCTGTGCCTGGTGTTGCCGGGCCAGGCAAGTGCCGGCGACGAGGACGAGATGATGGGCTTCATCGTCGACAACACCATCTCGCACATCGGCCACGACTTCTACTACGCCTTCAGCGACCGGCTGCGCGCCACCAGCCGGCTGGACTTCAACCTCGTGGTGCGCGAGCGCCCGGATGCCCGCTGGGGCAGCCTGGTGACGGTGGAGTACGAACGCGAGGTGGTGTACCGGCGCTTCCTGCCGCCGAACACCACGCAACTGAACGACGAGGCCATCGAGGCCGCGGACCTGGTCCGCCAGCAGATCGTCCAGCGCAAGCTGCAACGGCTGCTGCAGGACACAACCGACCTGGAGAGGGACGAGCTATGA
- a CDS encoding secretin N-terminal domain-containing protein — MKPSKSCKPAPFLLLALCVAIAGCGSSAVRKDSADLMKEGQYEAGIARLEEALRDDPRDTELNIALAHGRQAAVEALLGQADSDRIRHDFAGARMGYGRVLTLEPNNRRAQEGIRQLELIRTLDERVALGQAALRQGDLFGAERYMREVLRLDPQNQKGIMLRSDIENVQARTAQPFPQLRSKLERPVTLEFRDANLKTIFEVLAQVAGINFIFDRDLRPDMKATIFVREVRIEDAVALLLEQNQLRQKIVNDNTLLVYPDSPQKTKDYQELVMRTFYLTSIDANTAMNMLKTMLKTRDVFVDERLNTLTMRDTPDAVRMAEKLLQSQDQSNPEVVLEVEVMEVATSRILDLGLQWPNTFGVLTSDGKSVSVLDQLRGIDSSRISISPAPQAKINAQDKDINTLASPVIRVSNREQARIHIGQRVPIISATSVPSTQGPVITESVTYLDVGLKLEVQPTVHLNNEVAIKVALEVSNATPLEATRQGTIPVQVDTRNAQTSLRLHDGETQVLAGLVRNDHNASGNKIPGLGDIPGLGRLFGSNKDDMSKSELVLAITPRIVRNLPYQSPSDMEFGTGTESSMQVRQMARPLPASDGDEQPGSVPMVEGQMAVVPRP; from the coding sequence ATGAAGCCTTCGAAGTCGTGCAAACCTGCGCCGTTCCTGCTGCTGGCCCTGTGCGTGGCCATCGCCGGATGCGGCTCCAGCGCGGTGCGCAAGGATAGCGCGGACCTGATGAAGGAGGGCCAGTACGAAGCCGGCATCGCCCGGCTGGAAGAGGCCCTGCGCGACGACCCGCGCGACACCGAGCTGAACATCGCCCTGGCCCATGGCCGCCAGGCGGCGGTCGAGGCGCTGTTGGGCCAGGCTGACAGCGACCGTATCCGCCATGACTTTGCCGGTGCGCGCATGGGTTACGGCCGGGTGCTGACCCTCGAGCCGAACAACCGCCGCGCGCAAGAGGGCATCCGCCAGCTGGAGCTGATCCGCACCCTCGACGAGCGTGTCGCCCTGGGCCAGGCGGCGCTGCGCCAGGGCGACCTGTTCGGTGCCGAGCGCTACATGCGCGAAGTGCTGCGCCTGGACCCGCAGAACCAGAAGGGGATCATGCTGCGCAGCGACATCGAGAACGTCCAGGCGCGCACCGCCCAGCCGTTCCCGCAGTTGCGCAGCAAGCTGGAGCGTCCGGTCACCCTGGAGTTTCGCGACGCCAACCTGAAGACCATCTTCGAGGTGCTGGCCCAGGTCGCCGGGATCAACTTCATCTTCGACCGCGACCTGCGCCCGGACATGAAAGCCACCATCTTCGTGCGCGAGGTGCGTATCGAGGACGCCGTGGCGCTGCTGCTGGAGCAGAACCAGCTGCGCCAGAAGATCGTCAACGACAACACCCTGCTGGTCTACCCGGACTCGCCGCAGAAGACCAAGGACTACCAGGAACTGGTCATGCGCACCTTCTACCTGACCAGCATCGACGCCAACACCGCGATGAACATGCTCAAGACCATGCTCAAGACCCGCGACGTGTTCGTCGACGAGCGCCTCAACACCCTGACCATGCGCGACACCCCCGACGCGGTGCGCATGGCCGAGAAGCTGCTGCAGTCCCAGGACCAGTCCAACCCCGAGGTGGTGCTGGAGGTGGAGGTGATGGAGGTGGCCACCTCGCGCATCCTCGACCTCGGCCTGCAATGGCCCAACACCTTCGGTGTGCTGACCAGCGACGGCAAGTCGGTCAGCGTGCTCGACCAGCTGCGCGGCATCGACTCCAGCCGCATCAGCATCTCGCCCGCGCCACAAGCCAAGATCAACGCCCAGGACAAGGATATCAACACACTGGCAAGTCCTGTGATCCGGGTCAGCAACCGCGAGCAGGCGCGCATCCATATCGGCCAGCGGGTGCCGATCATCAGCGCCACCTCGGTGCCTTCCACCCAAGGGCCGGTGATCACCGAAAGCGTCACCTACCTCGACGTCGGCCTGAAGCTTGAGGTGCAGCCGACGGTGCACCTGAATAACGAAGTGGCGATCAAGGTGGCGCTGGAGGTGAGCAATGCCACGCCGCTGGAGGCGACCCGCCAGGGCACCATCCCGGTCCAGGTCGACACCCGCAACGCCCAGACCAGCCTGCGCCTGCACGATGGCGAAACCCAGGTGCTGGCCGGGCTGGTGCGCAACGACCACAACGCCAGCGGCAACAAGATCCCGGGGCTGGGGGACATTCCCGGCTTGGGCCGGCTGTTCGGCAGCAACAAGGATGACATGAGCAAGTCCGAGCTGGTGCTGGCGATCACCCCGCGCATCGTGCGCAACCTGCCGTACCAGAGCCCGTCGGACATGGAGTTCGGCACCGGCACCGAGTCGAGCATGCAGGTCCGGCAGATGGCTCGGCCGTTGCCCGCGAGCGATGGCGACGAACAGCCGGGTAGCGTGCCCATGGTCGAGGGCCAGATGGCCGTGGTACCGCGGCCATGA
- a CDS encoding SCO family protein — translation MSSLSPRPAGMRSFDWVVLVACLWILASVAYAHEGHAPPPQPAPQAMVSGGGTRDAQTWFTDTVLKDQNGRELRFYSDVLKDKVVMLNVMFTHCNDACPLITRKLREVREAMGAELAAQVTFVSVSSDPLNDTPEALKAFAVKQGVDGPNWVFLTGDKASVDLVLGRLGQFLPSPEQHSTQLIAGDVAGKRWSKIRPDAPPAAIAQRMQLLAQPLAGR, via the coding sequence ATGAGCAGCCTGAGCCCACGCCCTGCGGGCATGCGCAGCTTCGACTGGGTGGTGCTGGTGGCCTGCCTGTGGATTCTCGCCTCGGTGGCCTATGCCCACGAAGGCCACGCTCCGCCGCCGCAACCCGCGCCCCAGGCCATGGTCAGCGGCGGCGGTACGCGTGATGCGCAGACCTGGTTCACCGACACCGTGCTCAAGGACCAGAACGGCCGCGAACTGCGCTTCTACAGCGACGTGCTCAAGGACAAGGTGGTGATGCTCAATGTCATGTTCACCCACTGCAACGATGCCTGCCCGCTGATCACCCGCAAGCTGCGCGAAGTGCGCGAGGCCATGGGCGCGGAGCTGGCGGCGCAGGTGACCTTCGTCTCGGTGAGCAGCGACCCGCTCAACGACACCCCCGAGGCGCTCAAGGCCTTTGCCGTGAAGCAGGGCGTGGACGGGCCCAACTGGGTGTTCCTGACCGGCGACAAGGCCAGCGTGGACCTTGTGCTGGGGCGCCTCGGGCAGTTCCTGCCCAGCCCCGAGCAGCACTCGACGCAGTTGATCGCCGGGGATGTGGCAGGCAAGCGCTGGAGCAAGATCCGCCCCGACGCGCCGCCTGCGGCCATTGCCCAGCGCATGCAGTTGCTGGCACAGCCCCTGGCAGGGCGGTGA
- a CDS encoding ABC transporter substrate-binding protein has protein sequence MLILILCSTTHALDLTAQELSGKRLYREGLSSSDAQLLARVGASDMTVPASVLPCASCHGNDGRGRSEGGVRPPSLDWQRLVLGPSVRETNNRRYPAYTEASLARVIHSGIDPAGNRLDPAMPRFDLSLADQRNLTAYLKRLGEERDPGVEEGVLRLGTLLPESGALAEAGRVVRAVLEDGVAQINQQGGVHGRRLQLVALDPGSDPASTGQALDTLLRQKQVFALIAPLAPQLDSATLAREGVPLVGGTPRDGGGAQVFDPLPSLPEQLLSLAVHARDGLGMPTDALQVIYAGEDQAAAATALQVRLRSLGFAVPEAQVFNGQAPSGEGIVFLGRAPAFAELAEALQKQGRTPYLFAASSQVASVVPTLSAQWSQHLLLAYPFVPGDWTDTGRAMLAGVRQRQGLDARQASLQVGTLCAWRLMTEALKRIGRDASREQLNAALEQLHTVETGLTPPLGFGPGRRQGMAGAHVVAVSLPGPGFTEVAPYRAVPQAP, from the coding sequence ATGCTGATCCTGATTCTGTGCAGCACCACGCACGCCCTCGACCTGACGGCCCAGGAGCTATCGGGTAAACGTCTGTACCGTGAAGGGCTGTCCAGCAGCGACGCCCAACTGCTGGCCCGGGTGGGAGCCAGTGACATGACGGTGCCCGCCAGCGTGCTGCCCTGTGCCAGCTGCCACGGCAACGACGGGCGTGGCCGCAGCGAAGGCGGGGTGCGACCCCCGAGCCTGGACTGGCAGCGCCTGGTCCTCGGGCCGAGCGTGCGTGAAACCAACAACCGGCGCTACCCGGCCTACACCGAGGCCAGCCTGGCACGGGTCATCCACAGTGGCATCGACCCCGCCGGCAACCGCCTGGACCCGGCCATGCCGCGCTTCGACCTGAGCCTGGCCGACCAGCGTAACCTCACCGCGTATCTCAAACGCCTGGGTGAGGAGCGCGATCCTGGCGTGGAGGAGGGTGTCTTGCGCTTGGGCACGCTACTGCCGGAAAGCGGCGCCCTGGCCGAGGCCGGGCGGGTGGTACGGGCGGTGCTGGAAGACGGTGTGGCCCAGATCAACCAGCAGGGCGGTGTGCATGGGCGGCGCTTGCAGCTGGTTGCGCTGGACCCCGGGTCCGATCCGGCCAGCACCGGGCAAGCCTTGGACACGCTGTTGCGCCAGAAGCAGGTGTTCGCCTTGATCGCGCCACTGGCACCTCAGCTCGACAGTGCCACGCTGGCCCGGGAAGGCGTGCCCCTGGTGGGCGGCACGCCACGTGACGGCGGTGGCGCGCAGGTGTTCGACCCGCTGCCTTCGCTGCCCGAGCAGTTGCTCAGCCTGGCGGTGCATGCCCGTGATGGGCTCGGCATGCCCACCGATGCCTTGCAGGTGATCTATGCCGGTGAGGACCAGGCCGCCGCTGCCACTGCGTTGCAGGTCCGCTTGCGCAGCCTGGGCTTTGCCGTGCCTGAGGCGCAGGTATTCAACGGCCAGGCACCGAGCGGTGAGGGCATTGTTTTCCTCGGTCGCGCGCCGGCTTTTGCCGAACTGGCCGAGGCATTGCAAAAGCAGGGGCGAACACCGTACTTGTTCGCCGCTTCCAGCCAGGTGGCCAGCGTTGTGCCGACGCTTTCGGCGCAATGGTCGCAGCACCTGTTGCTGGCGTATCCGTTCGTCCCGGGTGATTGGACCGACACTGGCCGGGCGATGCTGGCCGGCGTTCGGCAACGCCAAGGGCTGGACGCCAGGCAGGCATCGTTGCAGGTCGGCACTCTGTGTGCCTGGCGGTTGATGACCGAAGCGTTGAAGCGGATCGGACGGGACGCCAGCCGTGAGCAATTGAACGCCGCCCTGGAGCAATTGCACACGGTCGAAACCGGCCTCACGCCCCCCCTGGGCTTTGGCCCGGGGCGGCGTCAGGGCATGGCCGGTGCCCATGTGGTGGCGGTGAGCTTGCCGGGGCCTGGGTTCACCGAGGTTGCGCCGTATCGCGCCGTGCCACAGGCACCATGA
- a CDS encoding type II secretion system protein — protein MNRQRGFSLIEVVLTLALLGLLASMAAPLTETVVRRGKEQQLREALYQIRDAIDAYKRAFDAGYIEKRLNASGYPPSLQVLVEGVRDVRSAKGARFYFLRRIPRDPLRPAKADDQGGWGLRAYDSSADNPREGEDVFDVYSTATGKGLNGIPYGQW, from the coding sequence ATGAACCGCCAACGAGGCTTCAGCCTGATCGAGGTGGTGCTCACCCTGGCGCTGCTGGGCCTGCTCGCCAGCATGGCCGCGCCACTGACCGAGACGGTGGTGCGCCGTGGCAAGGAACAACAGCTGCGCGAGGCCCTGTACCAGATCCGCGACGCCATCGACGCCTACAAGCGCGCCTTCGACGCCGGCTACATCGAGAAGCGCCTGAATGCCAGCGGCTACCCGCCGAGCCTGCAGGTGCTGGTCGAGGGCGTGCGCGACGTGCGCAGCGCCAAGGGCGCCCGGTTCTACTTCCTGCGCCGCATCCCCCGCGACCCGCTGCGCCCGGCCAAGGCCGACGACCAGGGCGGCTGGGGGCTGCGCGCCTACGACAGCAGCGCCGACAACCCGCGCGAAGGCGAGGACGTGTTCGACGTGTATTCCACGGCCACGGGCAAAGGCCTGAACGGCATCCCCTACGGGCAATGGTGA